ATGGCACTGATGACCAAGGCTGACAACACAATCTTTGCCCACTACATCTTCATGGACAATGAATTATTCCTGCCGACGGCCACTGGTTTGCCTCTGAGGTTTACAATGTCTGGTACTTTCGCCCCTGGTATCAAGGGTGGGCTTCAGGTTGCTCGTGACATGGTAAATATtcacaaatgtgtttaaattCCAGCAATATTTCTTTACAATAAATAGCATCAACACAACTCTTTACATTTCCCCCATGTGTCCATACAGAGTGAAGTGACCTTCATGCCCTCCGCCAGTATTGAGTTTGTATCTAAATTTGGGTCCTACATCCCTGAATATGTCAACTCTGGATTAGAGATGCACAACAACTTTTTCCATGAAAGTGGGCTCAAGGCCAAGATCTCCATGGAACGTGACAATGTCAAGCTGACCATCCCTGCTCCAATGAGTCCAATTAAGCTCATCAAAATTACGTAAGTGTTTTACACCTTTGGTTGTAATGTAACTGCAGTAATGATGTTATTTAACAAGGTTGAATACAGCCATGTTCATAGCTTAAGTGcagcattttttcttttggttaTTATGACCTCATGCAAATAATTTAAGGCATCTTATATCGTGGATTGCAACAATTTCATTTCATATCACATATAGATTAAAAcagctaaagctgcattctaacCTTTATACTTTTACCATTTAGAAACACCCTGGTGGCAGTGACTGGATCAGAGGTGAAGACCATCCCCCCAATGGTGATGGACAAGGTTGATGTTCAAGAGTGCACTTCTTTCTTCGCTGGAATGAAATACTGCACTGCTCTACAGTACAATGATGCTTTCTCTCACGACACCGCCCCATACTTTCCCATCACTGGAGACAGCAAGTGAGCAAACCACCAGCACATCATTTTCTCGGAAGAATTAATTACTCATCAATATTGGCTAAATATCTGAATTATCTACATAGATTTGCTGTAGAACTCCACCCCAATGGGGAAGTCACTGAGTACACAGCCACTGTTGCCTATGAGCTCCTtaaggagggggaagagggccGGCAGAAGGTTGACTCTGTGAAGTTTGTTCTGAGGGCTGAAGGTAAAGTATAATATGTACACTATAATAACCCCTTTCCATTTTCTTAGTGGCTCAAGTAGAACACAAGGTGTATggagtaatattaatatatgtgtTGGTCCACAACAGGTTCAGAGCCCACCGAAGCCAGAGCAGTCATGAAATATAACAGAAGAAAGAATGTCATCACAGCTGACGTCCAAGTCCCTGACTACGATGTGGAGGCTGGGCTCAGGATGGGTGTTGTTGATGGAAACACCAAGGGCAAAGGAACTCACTCTATCTCTCTTGACTTCATAAACAAGAACATCCCTCAGCTCTCTCTGGTTGGCCGTGCCAAGTAAGAAATCAACCATAAATcctcattaacattaacattaatgcTCCCTTCACAATTGATTGTATGGTAACTTACTGACACATTTTTCAGTCTGAAGGCCATGAAGGAGGGTATGCTGCAAGTACAACTTCTTGTCCCCTCAATAGATGCTGATGCCACCATCACAGCCAACATTAAACGTGATGAGGAATTAGAATTGGAGCTTAAGAGTGAAATCAAGATCATGGCTGCAAACTCTGAGCAGAAAATTGCAATGAAATATGGTAATTTTTCAGTTATTTTGCAGAATATTACATACAAATTCATTTAATAGTTGCTTACTTTTATGACAAGTGCATTTAGACCTGGGTAACATCCTAACTGGAGCTACATTTGGCATTTATGAATTATGGTTAACATTCTGGACCAAAAATATAGGGCTGTTTTGTACCAAGATAAAATGCCACATTTGATTGAGTACTTTTATTGGCAGATTAAGCATAACCTGGTAATTAGAGGAATATAACCTCTTGTTTAGGGATTCCATTCATTGTTTTCTATTGTTGCAGATGACACCAAATTTGAGGTTGCGTTTAAGTCTGATGTGAACACTGACACCACCAGCTTGCCAAATGTGGTTGAGATGTATGGCAACCAACTTCTTGACACGCATGTGGGGCAGACTGACATGAAAGTCCGTCACATCTTCAAAATGTTTGTGGAGGTATGAATCTTTGATTTAAAACATTCACAGTTTCTGTTCagttcagattttttttgttgagaatgAATAAAATACTCGTTATTGTTTTCTTAGGCAGCAAACAACTACATGGAAAAGTACGGTGCTGATATCCCTTACATTCAGCGCTTCAGAGTGCCTGATATGCCTGAGATTTCCCTGCCAGAGACACTGTTCCTGAATACGTAAGTGAAAAAAACTATGAGGTGAATGTTTAAAGACACAGGATTTTTATCCTGACGTTTATTCATTTGACTTTTGTCTTCATAACAGTGAGGCAACGGCTGTCTACCATTTCAACAATGAGCACTTCACCATTAATATCCCTCTACTTCTTGGAGGAAAGTCAACACAACAGCTTAACTTCCCACCAGCTTTGACCACACCTAGTGTGTCTCTACCTCACTTTGGACTGGAGATTGTCTCCATGGAAATTCCAATTCCAGAGCTTGTTGTCCCCGAGAGCTTTACTTTGTCCATTCCTCTTTTTGGAAAAGCTGAGGTCTCAACTCTGATGAAGAGCAACCTGTATGACATGGAGGCTTCAATGGCTGCTGGGAAAAATGTTATGGAAACACCAAGCTACTCAGCTGAGTTTGATATAAAAGGAACCTCACCAATTGACATCCTCTCAATAAAGATGAAAGGTATTTCATAGTAAATATCATTCATAAAACCAGGATTTGATCAATTGATTTATTAATACGATTAAAATTATGTTGTTGTTCACCCTACTTACAACAGTTTTCAGTTGCAGTTTTCAACTTGTACTGatgtgaaaacatttgacataatTTTGGATATAGTATTACAATGAAAAATATATCTGTTATCAAACTATAACTCACCTGTTCttcttttgtgctttttgtaGGCTCTGGGATGTTGGCCACCACTGATTCCATCAAGGCCCAATTGAACAGCTCTTTCGAACATAAATTCCTTGACGTCCTGATTAGTATTGTTGAGGACGTAACCATCACAGATAAAATCAATTTGAACTCAAGCAGCAAGATTGAAGCCACAAGCCCATTGGGTCTTTATTTTATACTCCAGCACAATGGCATGACTGGAATCAACACTGAAGACATTTCTGCATCAAGCAACTTTGAGGGAACGATCACGGCTGGACCCATGTATGGCAAGACCATTTCATCCCAGTCATTCACCATCTTCCCATTCAGGCCAGAAGCAAATATTGATTCTACTATTCAGTTTGACTCCACAATTGGTAAGGCCCAGAACAAAATTGCAGCAACTCTTGTCGATGGTGAATTATCAGTTGTGTCTAACACCAATGCCTTTGAAGACACCTTGACCCATGTTGCTGAGCTTTCCTTTAAAGACAGCAAGCTGTCACTGAAATGTGATGCAAATGCCCTTGCTCTTGGTATGACGATACGTAACCAGGCTGAATCCTCTGCTGGTGCTGGTGAAATCCACATGAGAATGGAGACAAATGCAGACTACTCTGAAAACCGTGTTTATTCTCTGCTGACTGCCTCTTTTGATGTCAATGGTCTGGCTATGAACAGCGATGCCACCATGAAGCTCCTTGAGAATGAGGCTACTCATAAGGCTACTCTGAAAATGAACGAGGAAGGTTTGATGACAAGCGGAACCACCACCCTCCAGAGTCCCCTGTCCTTAGAAAACACCTTCAACGCTGCTGTTGATGCTTCAATGGCTACTCTATCCATTACCAACAAGGCTGCAATGTCTGACATCAAGGTTGATAATGCCAACACTCTGACTATTACTCCCTCTAGCCTTGACTTCAACTCAAAGGCTGACGCCGCCGCCAGTGAGTATGTCACTTACACTCATGATATCACCGTTGACATGAAACCCTACACTGCCGCTGCAAATGTTAAAAACAGTCTGAAACTTCTGTCAGCCAACTTCAATAATGAAGCTCAGTTGCAGGCAGAGCTTTACAAGATGGATCTGACTGGAAGCCTGAAAGCCATCTATGGTGAGGAAGAGATCAAGCACACCTATCAGGTAAATTATGCTGATATGACGGCAAACGCAAAGTGCAGCACCACTGGAAAACTCTTGGGAACGCACATGAGTCACAACACCGAGCTTGAAGTTATTGGTCTTGCTGCCAGAATTACCAATGATGCCCGCTTCAACTCACAGCCAATGCGCTTCGACCACACCATTCGTTGCAGCATTGTTCCTTTCGATGTCAACCTTGATGCCATTTTCAATGCTGATGGAGACATGACCATGTATGGAAAGCACAGTGCCCAGCTCTATGGCAAGTTCCTCCTTAAAGCACAACCCCTGGCTTTTGCTACCTCACATGAATGCAGAGCCTCAATACACCAGAAGCTAGACACCGGTTTTGCTCTTGAGACCACGTTTGATAACAAGATGGATACTGTTATGTCACTCCAAGAGCAGAAGACCAGTTTTAGAATGAAGTCTAAAATGAATGAGCATGCCTTTAATCAGGATATGAGTGTTTACAACACTGCTGAGAGAACTGGAATTGAGGTTTCTGGTACCATCCTCACAAACATGCTCAATGCAGAATCcacagagaaccagccattcaCCATCTCTTCCTTTCTCAAGTATGACAAGAACACAGACAGTCAAATTATTCAGTTCCCTATGATGGAAAATCTTCCCGCTTTCTTGGAAACCATAAAGAGTGCTGTTGTGCATGTTGCAGAGGTATTGCAAAACTACCTCAACAATGAGGAGCTAAGGGCTAAACTAGAAGCATTTCCCCAGTATGTAAGCGACTTTGTTTCTGACCTGAATATCGAAGGCAAGGCTGTTCAGCTGAAGCAGTATTTCAATGATTTTACCCAAGATTATGTCATTTCCATGGAGGATGTGGAAGTATCTTTGAGAAACCTGAAGGTTACTGTTGGAAACCTGTTGGCTAATCTTACGCTTTATATCCAACACCTTGGTGGACTGGTAAAAGAGATTATTGTTAGTGGCACCCTGCCCGAAACCCTCATTCAGAAGATCCAGGAACAGCTGAATGCTATTAATGAGGAGTATGACATCCAGGCAATGGTTGTTTATGTGGTTGATACCGTGAGGGAGTTTATCGAGGAGATTCAGTTGGACAAGCTCAGTGGCAGCAGCATTGAATTCCTACGTGATATTGATTTCAAGTATGATTTCAAGGCCACCCTAGTGAGTATCCTGCATGAGATTAAACACATGATTGAGAAATTTGACATGCAGAAATGTGTTGTTGAGCTGAAGAAGGTAATTTCATCCATCAACTTGAACGCTCGTATTGAGAAGCTAGTGAGTCAAATGCCCACAGAGATTTTCAGCGACATAACAGATTATATTAAGAAAATGTTTCAGGACCTTGACATTGTAGGTAAGATCAACACATTCTATGCCAAGATGAGGGAGTTGATTGGTAAGTTTGAGGCTGACAAAAAAGTTCAGGCTGTCTTGGAAAAGGCTGTTGAGCTCATCAAGCAGTTCAGAATTGAGGAAACTATCAGGGCCTTGGTAAACATGGTGAAGGACGCAGACATCCCTGCCATATTCATGGGAGTCTTTCGGGATGCTATTAACTATTTGAAAACTACAGAGGTTAAGGATAGTATTCAACACCTGAATATGTGTATTGAAATTATTGCGCAAAATCTGAGGGAATTGGATTATAATAAATTTGTGAATTATGCTAATAATATTATTGCATATGAAACAATTTACGTGAATGAGCTGATCAGAATTTTTGAAATCCCCCAGAAACTTGAGGCAACAAAAGATTTTGTCAACCTTGTGTTATCTTCTGTCAGTGGCTTAATGGAAAAGCTGAGAGAAATCAAAGctgctgacattttaaaatctgtAAAGGACACCATTGACTGGGTTGTGCTTGACAGCGTTAAGACATTTGCTGAATTCATGAAACAGAAAATTACAGATCTGGATGTCAAAGTGGAGATTACATCTTATCTGGACTTTGTGAGCAAGTGCTACACTGGAGTCATCACTGTTGTTACTGATATCTTCGCTATTACTGTTGAGATGATTAAGCATGTGGTACCTAAACAAAAAATCATCAGCGAGATTCAGCAGATCATTGAAGGCCTTAGTATTGAACTTAAGAAAGGTGAGTTGAATACTCCATCCTTCATCATTCCTCTCACTGACCTTGTTGTGCCCTCTGTGAAGTTCAGCATGGATGAACTTAAAACGTTTAAAGTCCCATCACAACTGGACATCCCTGAGTTCACTATCCTTGGCTTATATACTGTGAAAGCCACCACAATTGCTtttgatgacatcatgcagAGAATCATTGAACTTTTTGATTTCATTGTCAACTTTGAGATCAAAATGCCTGATGTAGATGCTTTCTTTGGAGACCTCACAATGATTTATCTTCCTTCCATGCCAGAGATGTCCTTCCCAGAAATCAGCCTTCCTGATATCTCATTCCCTTCAATCCCACAATTTCCAGTAGAAAAGCTTGTCAAGTCTCTCCAGGTTCCTGATATCACACTGCCAACCATTCCCAATCAGATTATGGTCCCATGCTTTGGTAAACTCTATGGTGAGGTCAAATTCCAAACACCCATCTACACCATCAAGACTTCTGCTGAGTTCCAGAATTCCACTGAGAGTGAAATGACACCTCAATTCACTGGATTCCTTACTTCCCAGGCCACATGTCCTAGTTTTGAAATTCTTAATTACAAACTTGACTCCACTGCTCGTATTGCAATCCCAAAAATGAGTCGTGTTGTCCTTGCTGAGACTCTAAAGTTCAACCATCTTGTTCTTGGTGTTGATCATCAAGCATCTTTAACTCTCTATGGTCAATCAGCCCAGGCCCAAGGCAAAACTACAATTAAGGTTatcactacaccctacactgcTGAGTTCATGAACACAGCCTTTATTGCTATGGAAGAGGGAATGTCTGCCTCACTTGATACAACTTACAAACATGTAGCGGCCCTTCCAATTCTCAATGTCAGGAGTCAAGCCATTGTAACTCAGAAAGCAATTGTTCGCCAAGATGGCTACACCCTCACACTAACAGTTGACAATTCAGGCACTGGCAAATTCAATGCTGAGGATGGCACTCACAAGAGCAACTTGCAATTGTCACTCACTCCCGGCATTTCCAC
The nucleotide sequence above comes from Cyclopterus lumpus isolate fCycLum1 chromosome 24, fCycLum1.pri, whole genome shotgun sequence. Encoded proteins:
- the apobb.1 gene encoding apolipoprotein Bb, tandem duplicate 1, with protein sequence MGDSKLCLLLLLSTSALAFAQDEDQPTCLLAQRYNTLHKYEYRYEAESLNYINGASQLKNGPKASCTVEIEVPQTCSFIVRTTGCSLSEVVDMDAEGNPVFGPAASSDAFAAEMEKYPLKVVVEGVYDVKLYPEDGETTTILNIKRGIISALAVPLLEEDKNKNMPTIHGKCKTYYTVNAREDIATDTTLKRDLSRCDKFVPLKDHTSPLALISGMHYPLAQMVRSSQTCNYKFDNEKKHMTSGSCTEKHIIIPYSHKGEYGTTNVGNQELTLVQVSPHNDRVFEHSDIVKGLHMDTVEDKSVIQDKDAGLNLLRELATLPEIEGERRAHLFHKLVTMVRGMTTETLSATIPEALAVCRFLTYQILAQCGTPECSSAIMQILRTFDSSSLEVDAGVFAMGLVSNPSALLINDMLEMAKHKTSKPIMYALSNVVKRFYKAEGKLIPEIYSVAEAMAAHLGDCSGDKEDTFLTLRVIGNMAPALVSAGPALRSAVIQCVNQPAASLAVQQAAIQVFRLTPVPEEGREVLMQVFLDSASPMQKRIAAYLVLMKNPQTTELAQVAHAIPNEQDQQVKSFVISHTTNILSSTEPETQELREKIRDALQGNEVGPTMDPTKFSRNYKIGSVEGNMIFEGTNYLPKEVMLEMTLKAFGYDIDMMEIGMEGKGFEPTVDALFGKNGFFPDTALKTMYFVSENMPLRLNKILQNMLPALKKDMMKRQASQNLMREIGRNLNKLVRELKTAQSPEAMVYLRLLGNELGYLRTNEMEEMAYSAAMMIDSMFKMFPTDIMMALMTKADNTIFAHYIFMDNELFLPTATGLPLRFTMSGTFAPGIKGGLQVARDMSEVTFMPSASIEFVSKFGSYIPEYVNSGLEMHNNFFHESGLKAKISMERDNVKLTIPAPMSPIKLIKITNTLVAVTGSEVKTIPPMVMDKVDVQECTSFFAGMKYCTALQYNDAFSHDTAPYFPITGDSKFAVELHPNGEVTEYTATVAYELLKEGEEGRQKVDSVKFVLRAEGSEPTEARAVMKYNRRKNVITADVQVPDYDVEAGLRMGVVDGNTKGKGTHSISLDFINKNIPQLSLVGRANLKAMKEGMLQVQLLVPSIDADATITANIKRDEELELELKSEIKIMAANSEQKIAMKYDDTKFEVAFKSDVNTDTTSLPNVVEMYGNQLLDTHVGQTDMKVRHIFKMFVEAANNYMEKYGADIPYIQRFRVPDMPEISLPETLFLNTEATAVYHFNNEHFTINIPLLLGGKSTQQLNFPPALTTPSVSLPHFGLEIVSMEIPIPELVVPESFTLSIPLFGKAEVSTLMKSNLYDMEASMAAGKNVMETPSYSAEFDIKGTSPIDILSIKMKGSGMLATTDSIKAQLNSSFEHKFLDVLISIVEDVTITDKINLNSSSKIEATSPLGLYFILQHNGMTGINTEDISASSNFEGTITAGPMYGKTISSQSFTIFPFRPEANIDSTIQFDSTIGKAQNKIAATLVDGELSVVSNTNAFEDTLTHVAELSFKDSKLSLKCDANALALGMTIRNQAESSAGAGEIHMRMETNADYSENRVYSLLTASFDVNGLAMNSDATMKLLENEATHKATLKMNEEGLMTSGTTTLQSPLSLENTFNAAVDASMATLSITNKAAMSDIKVDNANTLTITPSSLDFNSKADAAASEYVTYTHDITVDMKPYTAAANVKNSLKLLSANFNNEAQLQAELYKMDLTGSLKAIYGEEEIKHTYQVNYADMTANAKCSTTGKLLGTHMSHNTELEVIGLAARITNDARFNSQPMRFDHTIRCSIVPFDVNLDAIFNADGDMTMYGKHSAQLYGKFLLKAQPLAFATSHECRASIHQKLDTGFALETTFDNKMDTVMSLQEQKTSFRMKSKMNEHAFNQDMSVYNTAERTGIEVSGTILTNMLNAESTENQPFTISSFLKYDKNTDSQIIQFPMMENLPAFLETIKSAVVHVAEVLQNYLNNEELRAKLEAFPQYVSDFVSDLNIEGKAVQLKQYFNDFTQDYVISMEDVEVSLRNLKVTVGNLLANLTLYIQHLGGLVKEIIVSGTLPETLIQKIQEQLNAINEEYDIQAMVVYVVDTVREFIEEIQLDKLSGSSIEFLRDIDFKYDFKATLVSILHEIKHMIEKFDMQKCVVELKKVISSINLNARIEKLVSQMPTEIFSDITDYIKKMFQDLDIVGKINTFYAKMRELIGKFEADKKVQAVLEKAVELIKQFRIEETIRALVNMVKDADIPAIFMGVFRDAINYLKTTEVKDSIQHLNMCIEIIAQNLRELDYNKFVNYANNIIAYETIYVNELIRIFEIPQKLEATKDFVNLVLSSVSGLMEKLREIKAADILKSVKDTIDWVVLDSVKTFAEFMKQKITDLDVKVEITSYLDFVSKCYTGVITVVTDIFAITVEMIKHVVPKQKIISEIQQIIEGLSIELKKGELNTPSFIIPLTDLVVPSVKFSMDELKTFKVPSQLDIPEFTILGLYTVKATTIAFDDIMQRIIELFDFIVNFEIKMPDVDAFFGDLTMIYLPSMPEMSFPEISLPDISFPSIPQFPVEKLVKSLQVPDITLPTIPNQIMVPCFGKLYGEVKFQTPIYTIKTSAEFQNSTESEMTPQFTGFLTSQATCPSFEILNYKLDSTARIAIPKMSRVVLAETLKFNHLVLGVDHQASLTLYGQSAQAQGKTTIKVITTPYTAEFMNTAFIAMEEGMSASLDTTYKHVAALPILNVRSQAIVTQKAIVRQDGYTLTLTVDNSGTGKFNAEDGTHKSNLQLSLTPGISTLTFSGDTDSTLLKMKQQITAESGTLSYFKFNIRNEAEAPIIKNSLVVASGHANLYDMKAELKANHDTELYGAVTGVLTNGINLLVRPVEFNFECQNKGNAKVDIFEILTAKIDLQNDYSATIKPNSQHINTVSLARLNQYKIFYNFTVDNNENEAGIFVAMESEANLDFLTSPINIPEIDLPFVDFNTPAISDLNLYEQTGLKNILTTTEQSVDMDAKIVYKKSQAAPLVDMMGLIQIPSVGNLITELSFKSAIINLNVNSGLYAEDDFVFRLGATTASVFEGLKAKLDGTTSLTTKRGIKLANSLSLENPHIEGTHDSTLSMSTETFETALSVATVATITLPILNLEANQNLVADTKTKANAVSTLRIKGDFNLPLINAVGKAEADHSLKLEGSFKYVSIESSAKANMDGTMLEDYLLLGVLDNDINLYLNNDGIRVTSKIIADAKLNQGTTKVIGMDVNENLAVEASLTRVYAVLKYTGNNEANLFNFNTMGKHIAQATITLVPTSSLTADIEIDMSQPSSLGDFSIFEKTVVEVTTTKQKISANGTFVSPLYTTKLAAEVEGDAPVFKVTLKSSATSVIVLFEYDMDASTTVNVESEALNMVSKVALIHADMTIDVNHVITQALRRKRQADDSYSRHTLNVDITSPTFTDANLRYAARRDGITASVSTPSTGFLGLQFNGRVPSQMTARLYGRYPSAPEVDVDMLVIRSSSKDAAKMNLHIAYNMEAPKVILDQLKMRLPSILSKFTMFADKYQITSNIEELKNSVVNRINEAYNAAINYDTQMSQLSIFFRNIIVQYQKSVQVLLDAVVKVLRETQFKLPGSDEMTTLPVLLKKLTSSIAAFLDMILHTISANMEVYYTSFVEQISSVKLRMPVGDAITGAQIMDQVKSAIKNIFDELVDFVKNMESLDTMLVKMGETLNAIVEKSQGFVDSIKSDYLDAVLININIVFRNLVTGLKNIVDQITSLNMEQLNNSFEYIMAMCIYLVDQFNNTVYGFLQQASDETQAYMKVSDGRLEIDLPFPFLQ